In Tautonia marina, the genomic stretch GGCACCGTCATGAGCCGCCTCTACTACGCCCGGCAGAAGCTTCAGGCCGCGCTGGAGGAAATCGAAGATCACCCGTAACCTTCGAATAAGTCGTGTGGAACGGGCGTCGAGCAGGTAGGCCGATCGTCTCGCAAGCCTCTTTCCGGGGCCGTGGGAGATCGCTATGCTCAAACCCGAACCGAATGCCCTGGAAGGGCTTCTGTCAATGGTGGCGGCGGTTTTTTCGCTGGCCGTTTGAACCGGAGGTTCTCAAACCCACGATGCGTTGCCGAGACGTTTCCCGAGCCGTCGCGACCCAGCCGGGCGCGATGTCCGAGTCGAAGATTCAGGCCCATCTGGCCGCGTGCCCGCGCTGCGCGAGGATGGCCGAAGGGGTCCGACGCCTCGATCGGCTCTGGGACGCGACCCGGCCCGAGCTGCCCTCGGCGGCCTCCTGGGACTCGGCCTGGGCTCGGATCGACGGCGAACTGGCGGCGGCTCCGCAGCCGTTGGCCAGCGATTCCTCGACGAGCCGGACCCTCCCGATGCGCTCCCGCGTTCCAGCTGCTCGTCTGGCAATCGGTCTGGCCCTGGTCGCCGCGGCGGTCGTGCTGGCCCTCAATGTTCCCTCTCCTGCGCCGAACTTCGCCGACAATGGCAAGACCAACGGCCCGGTGTACGGAACGCTCGACGTGCCGGTCGGCCACACGGTCCTTTACCACGTCGATTCCGACGAGCATCGGGTTGTTCAGGTCAGCGGGCCGATGGCCTCGGGAGAGGATGACCTGACCTTCTTCAGCCAGTCCGAGCTGGGTCTTGATGCGGTCGACTACTTCGCCCTCTTCGGCTGGTTCGAGGCCATGCCCGCCCTGACGGCATCGGCCCCGTCCGGTCCTGGAGAGAGTGCCAGCCCCTTTGACTCCCGGCCCTGATTGTCCCATGAATCACGCCAACGATGCCCGAGGTTCGTTCTGGTCGGCCCGTCGCCTCGCTCGCCTGGTTCCGAGGCGGGCTCGGTGGCATCTGCTGGCCCTGCTTGTGGCGTTTGTTGCGATCGGCCCCGCCTTGTTCGCCGATCGCAGCCTCGGCCAGCCCGGAGACGAGCCTCGCCCCGAGCGCGACGTGACCCTGTTCGGCCTCCGGGCCGATCCGGGCAAGGATCGGATCGACCCCCTGCTCTCCCCCTACGCCGCCCCCCTGCGTAAGCTCGTGCCCGGCCACGGCTTGACCCTGCTCGACGCCGCCAGCCAGCGCCTCTCATCGAATCAATCCGTCTCGTGCGACCTGGGAGACGGCCAAACCCTGAAGGTCGTGCTGCTGGAACCCCTCGGGGCCGACGGCAAGGTCCATCTCCGCGTCCAGTTACTCGACGACGATCAGACGCGGCCCGTCTTCGTCACCGACGTCCGTACCCCTCCCGATCAACTCGTCTTCCTCGACAAAGCCCTGGAAGGCTCCGAGTCGCTGCTCCTGATCGGCGTCGGCGCCCGCTGAACCGAGCCGGCGTTCCTCGCGTCGCATCTCGTGGCGAGTGCGTCGCGTCCTCGAAGACGCACCCGACCAAAAGGCCGCCTCCGAGACGCTGCAATCGCCCTGTGTCCGGATGCCGAGCGCTTGAGCCGATCGCGCTTGCCTCGTAATAATAAGAGATGTGCCCACAGCTCCCCCTTGGGGGTTGATCGGGCGGCGATCGAAGGACGGACTGCGGCTTCCTATCCGGCGGAGGTGCCTTGATGAGTGACTGGAACGACCCGGAACTGGCCGCGATGCGAGATCGGCTGATCGCGGCTCTCCGTGGTTACGGAAAGGTCGCGGTCGCCTTCTCGGGGGGGATCGACAGCACGGTCGTGGCCCAGGCGGCGCACCTGGCGATCGGGGAGGATGCGATCGCCGTGACCGCCGTCTCCGACAGCCTGGCCGAAGGCGAGCGCGAGGAGGCCGAGGCCCTGGCCCAGCAAATCGGCATCCGCCATCGGGTCATCCACACCTCCGAGTTCGAAGACCCGAACTACCTCCGCAACAATCCCGACCGCTGCTACTTCTGCAAGAGCGAGCTGTACGGCCGCCTCGCCCTGATCCGGGCCGAGCTGGGGGTCGACGCCGTGGCCTCCGGCGCGAACCTCGACGACGCCGGCGACCATCGCCCCGGCATGAAGGCCGCGGCCGAGAACGGCGTCGTCCACCCGTTGCTCGATTGCGAGCTGACCAAGAACGACGTCCGCAAGCTGGCCAAAGCCTGGGGCCTGCCGACCTGGGACAAGCCCGCCACCCCTTGCCTGTCGAGCCGGATCGCCTACGGCGAGGAAGTCACCCCCGAGCGCACCCGGATGATCGACCAGGCCGAGCGATGGCTCCGCGCCCGGGGGCTCCGGATCGTCCGCGTCCGCTACCACAAAGGGGACATGGCCCGCGTCGAGGTCCCGCTCGACGAGCTGCCGACGATCGCCTCGGCCGAGGTTCGCACCGAGATGGTCCGGGCCTTCAAGGACCTCGGCTTCAAGTTCGTGACACTCGATCTCGAAGGGTTCCGATCCGGGAGCAACAACCTGGTCATCCCCTCCGAGAACCTCATGAAAGGGCTCGTCGTCCCGGCCGTCGGCCGCTGATCTCGCCCCGGTGAGGTCGCGAACACAGGCCATTGAGCCGGGATGAAACGGGGCCATCCCGGTCGTGCCTTGATCGACCCTCGCTCCGAGTCGTTCGCCGTCCGTCGGATTCGAACACCGATCCGACCCGGACGGCCCCCTCGAAAGGACCGCGCTGTCATGGCCAAGGCGACCTGCCGATGCGGTCAACTCTTGACCGTGCGCGACGATCGAGAGGGCCGGGTGGTCTGCCCGAAGTGCGGGGCGAAGGTCCGGATCCGCATCAACCGAGGCCCGGATTTGACCCCGGCCGACGGGTTCATCCGCTTCAATTGCTCCTGCGGCCGACGCCTGAAGGTGCCGGCCGCCTCGCCTCCTTCGCATGGCAAGTGCCCCGACTGCGGGCGGATTGTCCCCGTGCCGGGGGTCGGCAGCGGTCCCGAGCAGCGCACCGACGACCTGCTACCCGAAGAGGCCCGCTTCCTGGATCAGTGGGCCGCCGAACACCGCGATCGCGGCAGCCGGAAGCCGGAAAATGTGCCTGCCGGGCCGAACGCCCCGCCGTCGAACCATCCTCAGTCGCCGGTCGAGAAGGTCGAGGCCGGCCTGCGGCTCTGCCCGAAGTGCGGCCGCCCGGTCCACCTCGGCTCCGACGTCTGCCGGCACTGCGGAACCTCCGTCCCCCGCCGCTGAGCGGAACAGAATCGAGGGCGACTCCCTCAGCGGGGGCGGTACCGGCGTCGATCATTCCTCGGGGTCGTTGCCGGCCTTCGGGGCGGCGGCGAACTCGTCGGCAGTCATGGTGGTGAGCGTTCGGTTGAGCAGGAGGACCGAGCCCCCCTGTTCCGGCGCTTCCTTGACGTAGGCGAGAATCGCCGAGTCGTCGGTCGTGCCGATTTCCTCGCCCGTGTCCGGCAGGGTGGCTCCCCATCGGACGATAAACTCACCCGACCGAATCCGCTCGAAACCCATCGGCGCGGCCATTTCGAGCGAGGGAACGGCCTGGACATCCGCGAAGCTCTGTGGGGGCTCCCCCTTCTCGATCTGGTACATCCGCAGCAATTCGCCGACGTCCAGCAAGTTCGTGTCGCGGAATTGTTCCTCGGTGGCGGGCGTATTCCCGTCGCCGCAGCCAGGCAAGGTCACGATCACGGCGGCGCAGAGCAACCCAAAGGCCACGATCCGAGTCGTGGCAAGGCGAAGACGCATCGACGAAAGCTCCTGAGAAAAAGTCCGTGTCCGAACAATCGAGGGCATGAGCAATCCTCGGGTGCGACCGGAGGCCGCATTACGGACTCTGGACACCCCCGAGGATCAGGCGTTCGAAGAACGAGGATCAAGCCAGTCTCAGAGCTGGTCGGCGCTGATGACCTCGCCCCCCTGACGGCTCCCGGCGGCTCGCCAGACATCGGGGTTGACCGTCTCCTTGATGAACTTGACGCTGCCGTCGCAGTTGGCCGCGTTCACGCCGCCGGGGTGGTAGCTTCGGGCCGCCGCGTGGTTCTGAACGTAGTTGCTCGACCCGCAGTCGGAGAACCGGCTGTTGGGGGTCAGCGTGTGGCTGTAAAAGCCGTTCTGAGGCAAGGAGCGGTAGTACTGCTGGCCTCGATAGTAGATGCGGGTGCTGTAGTTGGGCATCAGGTAGTAGCAACCGCCCTGGTCGGCCAGCGGGGTGACCAGGTTGTCGATTACGACGTTCTGAATGTAGACGTTCAGCGGGT encodes the following:
- the larE gene encoding ATP-dependent sacrificial sulfur transferase LarE gives rise to the protein MSDWNDPELAAMRDRLIAALRGYGKVAVAFSGGIDSTVVAQAAHLAIGEDAIAVTAVSDSLAEGEREEAEALAQQIGIRHRVIHTSEFEDPNYLRNNPDRCYFCKSELYGRLALIRAELGVDAVASGANLDDAGDHRPGMKAAAENGVVHPLLDCELTKNDVRKLAKAWGLPTWDKPATPCLSSRIAYGEEVTPERTRMIDQAERWLRARGLRIVRVRYHKGDMARVEVPLDELPTIASAEVRTEMVRAFKDLGFKFVTLDLEGFRSGSNNLVIPSENLMKGLVVPAVGR